Genomic segment of Panicum virgatum strain AP13 chromosome 2K, P.virgatum_v5, whole genome shotgun sequence:
CGCTCAGTGCCCAGATGGTTAGCCACGTCGCGTAGGTCCTCCCAGACCCAAACCCGCGTTGAATCGAGGCCCTGAGCACCTAACTAGGTGAAGTCCGGCGCAAGCGCCGCTGCCTGCCGCCGTAGGTGCTCGTCGGCGCGACCCAGCGCCGACGTCCCGCGCGCGAACGCAGCCCAGCCATCCGATCTGTGACCGACGATCACGATTAGAACACTAGTCCATCAAATCCTAACcctcagatccagatccaacgggtcagatctaaacataccccttcggcctggctgttttgctaaagagtccctatACTTTTTAGAAATGAACCCGCAGTCCTCGCccgttcaaaaataattccagttaggtcccTGTTTTAAAACTTTAGCCCCTGAACTCTGTAGatttcgaacccgccgtccagcacttgttcttttacgagttagaccccaaagttttagtttaattacatttaggtcctcggtttttgtagaaaaccccctagaacttagttttctcgcagataagcccctagaacttgtttttatcctagaatatgcgttttagctccgttttaggcgttctttatatccacacgATCGTGGTggcacgtagaatagttttagactagtttagtgtgctgtttttatgtattgatgtactgtttcttagtttttattagtgtttgcttgtatgcttattttgtgcattgttttggccatgtgttcgtgagtagacgctgatccatctgaggagccccagtaccagtactaggagcagccgtcttccgagcagtttgagcagcagctagagcagtacgaggaaggcaagtataacatgaacaacctatcatctttaaatacaatttcatactgcatttaatactgtatgcctataaggactgtcctagccactttatatcctttatatatacctttgggttgcattttggttagttgtgctaggttgctgcgctataacacagtCTGGacctttttaaattaatttgattaatggtttacttgaacttaattctgagagtggccctctgtgcttcgtgcttgggtggctcacgtctcgttaaaattggtttttgttagaaacatggtttagggggccagcacggtgcttactgctgggttggccactctccataaggaccggttcatagagcgacaacctgggacaacagcgctaccacaaggctagaatgggatagacttggcataataattagatctttttggtttggagtaacttacctgcggggcaagggcggtaagcttctatggccctcgtgctgagtggcctcgtctgtgcttggtctgcgtacctgtgtcttgacgcccactagacctgctccatagtcgccgatccaccctcgcggttactccttcccaacgagattctttgtaaaggcctcgtagtgagtcgctagtcatctcacctaaggaagtgtgatgaacaactggcatagctcacgacttgtgggtaaagatgtgcaacctctgcagagtgtaaaattggtatactagccgtgctcacggttatgagcggcccagatcctccttttgattagtggggttgtctccttccgacgagggaggtgcctctcggggttaccttggtggcttggttttggtttgattctcagtagtaacatgtttaatcttgattaattactatgtaactaggttaatggtaattcatcaactcgtagtaaatagctttaataaaattttgccaacacttaaaagctaatgcagttgagtcagccaaccttagagcctcatagtttgtgttatacttgttgagtacaagttgtgtactcactcttgcctcttctctactttttcctcttggctacgctactgctgctcagttcctgccgacacaagggagttcgtccagcgctaccaggactacgaggacttctaggcgttcgtctcccagtcgacgtccctgtggcgccctgctcagcttcggagagctttattcgtatttgtactttgcttccgctgtatcagacattttgtcattaatgtaataaataacattcgtattatgatttattatgacttattcgtgatatgtgctgtgatatactattcattctattgtatatacgtgtgacttgatcctggcacgtatatgattgctcggtttatgttcttttataaaccgggtgttacggagtggtatcagagccgtatcgactgtaggacgaagcctagatagaactagtcgagttttaggacttcttctctccaatccttgtctgctgaaactattttactattataccccttgaattctatgacttttacccgacttgccttgatttctctctctgaagaatagttttcgtagattttggcctgaatcagtcatctgaccaccatgagtaagctaggtgacccttttataataatacgataacACGTTTTGCGACGCATTGTGAttagtcgagtcggatgttaaactcggctaagttgtgtaAATTGTCTGCtcgttattatgctacatgtttgatttggatttttgaatgattgcatagtttagtagttaaatttgtttaataaaaatcagttttaagttaaagtaaattaattaataaaacgagttagatcgttgggggtaaaaccgtccactctatcctctctaccttattaTGTCTTGAGTTTTCCCCAGTCttgtttgttgagaagaaggataataCGAAGAGGATATGATATCTAGGGATTCACTGGCAAGGACGTCACCGATGAGGACGTCAGTttctataagggggtagggatgtgacaccccggcctacaaatagtacaagagaagttgagaatctctcagatgaaacagaagagttatgctttttcggatttatgtaacacctatctggggttatcagcagtaatgacTATGCAATgttgtctaaataggatagaaccttaaataatggagttttttctctcttccttgaccttaccaatctgtgtttcctctttgccccagctcaaatgtcggcagaacaaaaagaccttggaggcagtgcaatgggtgatggtgcgaaagcttgtccgtgttgccaattctatggcgttccttgtcgtcaagtccgtgcaactgaagatgaagccataactaggaggaaccagatgttgttctccggtacaaagagaaagaggtctcatcaagagcagctggcAGAGGATTTCCTTTTCCTCGatggtccatcggtcgatgagctacagactatCCAGAAGAGGAAGGATCCTgcgtgctctagagatacacaggtcgagaatcaagctctctatgattatgtagatgggttgactatcactatgaaggtgattcagccacgcagtcacaaggagtccaaagagcaagcaacagaaataatgcaagatgcaaTGTTAAGATCatagggaggtcaaccaagtagcgcctttcaccgccgccgcctgtgctaccaatgcaggcaagaaggtcattatgccaaaagttgtccccAGAATCAGCTGTCACCAGTAACACCAGTCCAGGACCTTTCACCAATCCCACATACTAGTGGTGACGAGGCCCACCTTAGTTCTGGGAACTGCTCCAAGAAGGATGCTCAGAGTGATCATGATCAGCGGCAGGTGATACCAGTGTGCAGTAATCGTACAAAGCGTGAGCAATCCAAGAGAGGACCAAAAGAATACCTCCAGGGTAAAGTAcaccatgtgtcagcagaaaccattcgggatgatagtccagtcattcttggtatgcttctagctaactcatatccagctatggtgcttttcgatactggtgctacgcattcctttattgcacagtcttttgtcgagcatcatggtattcgcactaacacattaaagaagtgcacattagtatcttcacctggaggacaattgaggtctcatatctcatgccccagagtcagtgtttccatagggagggtaaagttcagtgcaaatctgatggtgatagacaccaagggtattgatgtgattctgggaatggatactcttgtcaagtggggagtcagaattgattgtgctcagccgTCAGctcacttgttagcatctaatggccaagaggtgacagtcagtgctacagagccttctggatttcttcatcagatggaggctagacccacggatggtattcgcgtggtgtccaAATTcccgatgtctttccggaagacttgccagaagaaggaagaggagttgatgaagacatatcctaatctctttgctagccagcccagaatctcgggacgagattcctgtaaggtggtaggatttgtaacaccctaattcaaatttcagctttaataataaatttaattggctttaattaaatttctaggtttattgtgtttagactcacatttaatttaatttttgttccataagtagttaaaatttatcatagggataattttgttgttgcattcatgctggtgcattattttatttgtttgagtgaataaggttttgaattcaaatttgtttgaattcaaattagtttgagttAGTAGTGaaggaaatagaaatagaaaggaagagAAAACCCAAAACTAGAAAACCCAACCCAGCTTGAAACCCGGCCCAAACCCCAACCGCCAGCAGCCCAGCTtgcgcggcccagctctcccTGACGCCGGCCCGGTCCGCTCTCTCCCGCGGCCCAGACTTCCCCACTGCCTTTCCCTCCCGCTCGCCTGGCCCAACTCCCGCTCGCGCTCAGCCCAGCCGCCGCGAGCGCCAGCAGGCCCGCACCCCCCTTCTGGCCCAGCgagccgctcacccgcccgccgctcAACTCATGCGCGCGCGTCTTCTTCCTGCAGcacgggcccgcacgtcagccgaCCCCCACGACACTGACCGgccggtcccacccgccagGCCCTTCTCCCCCGCCTCTCCCGGCCGCGCAACGGCCatccgagatccccggcccggtgatctcgccggccttcctatTCGGGCGCGCACACCGAGATCCCGGCGCCCCTTCTTAAATCACCCCGCAGCCCCGTGGAGACCTGCCCCAGCCGAGATCCAGCGCCGCCCcgcaccgctccgccgcgcagagccctcagcgccgccgcaggtgagtgGTCCGCCGCCCGATttttcgccgccggcgactcctgAGCCCCCTGACCCCGTAGCATCTCCACAGCACCTCCCCAGGAGTCGAACCAAGGGGATCTGAGGGCCAGAGACGCCCAGCAACGGCCCCTCCCTCGAGCCCCGCCGTGCGCCGACGCCGGCCTACGACGACAACCCCCCTGCTCGGCCTCCCAGTCCGACCTGCACCCTCGGTGAGCTACACCCCAAGCCCATCCTTCTTCTACGCCCGTCCCCGTAGCCCGTAGCCCCTGGCGTCGCCCAGAACACCCGCGCCGGTGAGACCTCGCCGAGCAGAACAGCCCGCACTGAAGAATCCGCGTCCCTGAGCCTTGCCGAGCTCCGCTCAGTGCCCAGACCCGCATTGAATCGAGGCCCGGAGCACCTAACTAGGTGAAGTCCggcgcaagcgccgccgcctgccgccgtaGGTGCTCGTCGGTGCGACCCAACGCCGCCGTCCCACGCGCGAACGCAGCCCAGCcatccgatccaccctcgcggttactccttccCAACGAGAttttttgtaaaggcctcgtagtgaatcgctagtcatctcacctaaggaagtgtgatgaacaactggcgtagctcacgacttgtgggtaaagatgtgcaacctctgcagagtgtaaaactggtatactagccgtgctcacggttatgagcggcccagatcctccttttgattagtggggttgtctccttccgacgagggaggtgcctctcggggttaccttggtggcttggttttggtttgattctcagtagtaacatgtttaatcttgattaattactatgtaactaggttaatggtaattcatcaactcatagtaaatagctttaataaaattttgccaacacttaaaagctaatgcagttgagtcagccaaccttagaacctcatagtttgtgttatacttgttgagtacaagttgtgtactcactcttgcctcttctctactttttcctcttggctacactactgctgctcagttcctgccgacacgagggagttcgtccagcgctaccaggactacgaggacttctaggcattcgtctcccagtcgacgtccctgtggcgccctgctcagcttcggagagctttattcgtatttgtacttcgcttccgctgtatcagacattttgtcattaatgtaataaataacattcgtattacgatttattatgacttattcgtgatatgtgctgtgatatactgttcattctgttgtatatacgtgtgacttgatcctggcacgtatatgattgctcggtttatgttcttttataaaccgggtgttacacttcgCCCCCTTGTCCGTACAAAAAGGGGCAGTGGCAGTTTGGAACACAAGTTGTTTGCATGATCGAGAGGGCAGTACAAGGATAAATCACCTTCGCTACAATACATATTCACCAATTGTACATTAGCAATTACAGAGTACACTGCGAGTCAAATTGTTACATCCGAGGCCTCTACCTCGAAAACAATGCAGTCCGCCTCGTCTACGAGCTCGCGGACTGCGCGATCTATAATCTCTTCTGCATTTTGTCGAAGAAACGCATCAAAGTTGAGCCTTGCAATCGAAGGACACGAAGCTCCGCCTAGGACACAACAGAAACATGGAAATTGTCACTGTTCATATGCAAAGGAACGATACCTTCGGTGATCTGCGCAGGGGCCAACGCAGGGTCCTCCGCCCCCACCTTAGCCCCGCGTGCCATCATAGTCACCGCATAAGTTGCCAAAATCAGCCTTGCCAAGAACATCACGAGCAAAGGCCTCTGCTTTGGCTTGCAACTGTAAAGAGCAGACCATTAAAAAGCGGTCCAGACACCAAAGAACCTCACCACGAACCAAAGCGGGAATGCATTACCTAGTCTTTCATGTGCACGACCTCCAAATTAACCAACCCGCGGCCTTTTTCGTGGAAATATGCAGCGAAGTTCTTCACAATGTTCTTCAGCAGCACAGGGAGCGTTTCCGGGACCAAGGATTCCAGCGAAGGCCAGACAAAAGATGGCTCATGGAGACTGCGATGCTAGGGCTTCGTGACCCGACCCGAAGAGCTCACTTCAGATGGCATCAAGCTGCAGATCGCCGCGCTCAATGTCCGAGCTGCGACGGTCGCACTCAGCTCACATAGGaaattagagatagagtccgccATCACCACACAAGCGCGGATCCAGCGAAACAGCTCCGCCACTTCAACATTCTCCCCTTGAAAGAGCTCCAGGGGCACAAGACCAAATTTCTCCAGCAACCCCTGCAGGTCAGCTTGCACCACATCGGAGCCGGAGCTGATAGCATCGCACCATCATTGAATTATCTCCTTCCCATAGGTGCAACGGTCCTCGGCATGATTTTGCGCCTCTTCGGCTTTCGCCTTGGCCTTCATTGCCGCCCGAGTCTCCTTGTGGGCATTCTCCAACTCTTCCGCAGTTCTCATGGCTTCAGCACGAGATGCTGCGAGGGCCTCTTGCAGGTCCCCTTTTTCTGTCTCCAAGAGCACCAAACACTCCTCCACCTCGGCCAATTTCGCAGCCTAGCTGCTATCGATCTGCAGTTGGCGCGAGGCACAGCGGGACGCGACGAAGGCCTTCAGAAAGAGGTCTTCGATGTCTTGGAGCATTTGGCTAACTCCAGTGGCCATCATACGCTTTTCCATGAGGGGGAAGCTGAAGGAGCTCCCCGCTTCGGCAAGAAATCTCCTCTCCCGGTCACTACTCGAGAAGCAAAAACTCCCGACAATATTACCCCCAATCAACTTCGCATCTGACAACCCGAGAGTAGCAGCAATCTCGATGGGGTCCGAGTTACTGACATGATAGCTACTTCTCTCTGTGGAAGTGGATACGGGGGGTCTCGGCTCCGCAGCCTTCGGttacggcggcttcggggcttTACCTTTGGCCTCAGCAGTGACGCCCACCTCCGAGGCGACAGCCTTACTTTTGGCCCCCGGCCCACGATTGTCGCCAACGTCTTTGTTGCTCGACAAAGAAGTCGAGGTTGAAGACGACGACGTGGTCGAAGCTTTGGCGGCAGTTGTCTTCTGCTCTATCACCGCAATAGTAGATTCAACCTCTCGAATCATGTCGTAGTCACTCTCCGTCTCCTGCTCGCTGTACTCCAAGAGTGGACGACACTTCGCACCAGGGGCGATCGCCGCAACCGGCTGAACAATGGCAGGGGGCTACCCCCATTTCCATCATCTTTGGAGTCCCCCTTGCTTTGAAGAGGCGATGTGCTGAGAATGTTCAGCAGCTTTGCGCATTTCGCTCCGCTGGGACCAACACCGCCCCTCCGCATCTTCCACTTCTCCAAAAGGACGGTGGTGCCGCCGCCACTGGGTCATCTCGCAGCCCTCTGCACAGCGAGCAAGCTTTCGGCCGTCCGCTGAGGGGAGCTTCAATGCCAAAGAAGTAGAACGCCAGGTTCTTTCGGGTTCCCCCAAGCTTCGACAACAGCAAGTCATACTCATTGCCGGAGATGGAGCCCAGAATTTTGACAGCCCTTACCTCCACTTCCTTAGCATCAATAACTGCAATGCGAAGAGAAGCCAGACAAAAAAGGGGAAAATTTCTCTCTATACTTACATTCTTTTCCAAGCTAAAGGCTTCGCCGAAATCTGGAGTGAAGAGGCCGAAGGCACGCCTCTCCTCCGGAACCCATGAAGGGATGGCCCACCCTTCCTTCACCGGGATGCAGCTGCAGGCTGCGAATTCCTTAGTAAAGTCACGAACGCCGAAAATCTTCGACACTTCACGGAGGACCGAGAGCTACCTCTCATTCTCGGGGCTGCACTCCACCTCGACTTTGGGCGACTCACCCAAATTACCGATCTTCTTAACCATGAGGGGGTGGCGCTTCATCACTGGGTCTAGTGAGACCTTGTGGTAAAACCAGTACGAAGCCCAGTCCCCTGACCATTTGTTCTTGGAGGTGGCAACGAGGCTGGGCGCATTCGGATGGAACGCGAATGTGTAGCAGCCATATTGGGGCTTCGCCTTGGTCGATGAGCCGTCGGAACCACGGATTGCAATGGTCTTCTGCTGGTAATGCACGCAGCTGACCTGGGCAAAATTCTCCACTGATGGCGTCACACCGCAGGTCTTCGTCTGCCACATGAACAGATTGAGTCAAAGAATGGAATTAGGGGTCATCTAATGAAGATAGACCCTATACCGGCAAAAAATCGCCACCACTACAACATCTAAAGGGAACCGAAGACCAGTGGAGAAGAAATCCTTGAAAACAATCACCTCGTCGTTTTCAGGCTTCGCGTAGACATCAGCCTTTGGCGGGACTCGCCCGAGTCCTGCAGTGATCATGCCTCGATTCTCCAGATCCTTCAACATCGCGTGAGTCATCTTCATCGAGCCAAGAAACGAGGTGGGCGGAGCCTTGTCTTTCTTTGGGGCCATCGCTGGATCCAGGGTCGAAGGTGACGGTTGTATGAAAAGGGCGAAGACCGAAGGTTTTCAAGGAAGGTTTTaagacaaaaaaaacaaaagagctGAAAGGAGAGCGTGGTCGCACCACCTCCGCGCACCCTCACCTTTATAGGGGGAATAGGgatgtgcaaaaaaaaaattccctcACTAAGAGAAAGCTGAGGGCGCGCAGAGGGGCGCGGATGTCAATTAACTACCCCTCAGCGCCCGAGACGGTGCCCCGGTTGCCCCGCCAACTTTTTAATTTCTAACGTATTTAAGTAATATTTATTAAATGTGCATCAACCCAACCATGGCGACGAACAGGCGGAGCGCCTACTGACGTGACTCGACCCTCGGCCGAACACGAAGCAATCGAACGAGGACTGAAGGGTGGCACTTCAGGCGAAGACAAGCCAGTTCGGGTCGAGGTCAAAGGTCTTCCAAGGAAGGACCACGGCCTCGAGGGACTACtgttggggacgccaccttcgGCCTTGAACTGAAGGCCTTGCTTCCTAGGAGCAGGACGAGTCAAAGATGAACGAAGGCCTCCGATGATCGGGCCTTCCATCCCTCTGCGAAGGGATAACAAGAGAGGGCGATGCGAAGCCCATGACCGCTTCGCATGTGAGGCGAAGCCCCAGTGGCGGTCGGGACGAAGGAGGCGGGGCCGCACCTGCGGCCCCTAAGGCTTGGGCTTCAGGAGGAACGCCGAAGGCCGGAGCGAGCTGATGATGACGTCGACCGGGGGCCCACGTCAGCTTTGAGTGGGAGCCTGGCTGTAATCCACCGCGTGATGTAAAAATACAGGTCTGCCACGGAAATATTCTAGGAATCTAGTCATTGAAGGGCATTATGGTGTAATTTGAGTGGCTAGTGGGTGAACTGCCGCCTATAAATATCCATTGTAACAGTCATTGATGGGACATTGAATACAAGAAGAACGAATCCCGGACGATTGTCAGAAGACCTTCCTCACTTCGCTGTGTTTGTTGTACCCTCGTACCGCGCTCCTCCCCGACTGTTGTAGTGTTCGTCCGTCCcagagacactctccaccaacagtcAGCACTCTCCCCTTGTCCTTGTAGGAGCACGGCTCAAGGATAGCTCCCCTTTTATCCATGCATGGACCAAGTGATATCCAGTCTTAACTCCTGAATGGCGGTTTTCAGACCGTGTACAAccttcttggggctcccacaaggCTCCTCCTCAATCAGAGCTCACCAAGAGCAATACCACCAAACTATATATCAAGGTGATACCAACCACTAAGAGTACAATGAATCTCACTTGACCTACAGTAAAGCCAAAGAGATGGGTCGATGCATATTTGCTGCTCATTTGCACTAATGATATTCTAAACCTTTAAATAAGGAACTCCTAGATCCACTCGGGTGCaatgcttgctcttgttcacCAAATCTAGCTATGAAACTTCCTTCGGACAAGAGAGCTTAACTGGTGAATATGATAATGTATATATTTATAAACCCTCTCCAAAGAGCTTGCCATCACTCATTGATATTACTGAGCATTTGCAAAGATAATTGACCAGTTCGATCCCTCTCAGAGAGCACGACTGAATTAGTCGGTCACTATTTTTTACCTGATTTCAACGGCCCTGGCCATAGAGTGATAGAGCAAAGGCTCCGTCATACTATTGTACTCATTGAACCAATCTATCATGAATCCAATCAGTCCGGCACTCTATGCAACCCTTTAGCCAACATCATAGTAGGACCGACTAATTCGGCTCCCTATCCCTATGCACGAATTAGTCGGTCAAAGGTGTTAGTGGATGAAACGACTTAGAATTTTTTTCCAATTCAATCACTTGAGTTTCTAACTTTCAATGCTTCACTATAGCCTTTGTCTGAGCCATAGTCACAAAAATCAGGGTCGAGGGTATCGTTCCTTGACCCGGAAACATCGATCCCGTCCCGAAAACGCGGGGTCATTTTCGTCCCCGCCTTATAAAAATCTCTCACAAGGACCGTATCCCCCGTCCCTCGACCCCATCGACCCCGATTTTTTGTGACTATGGTCTGAGCTACCTAACACTAGAATAAGTACGCACTATACATATACTTTAGGGTTGCCTAGATAAATCTACTGTATTTGCCCCATTAATAGTACGATTAAATGAAAAATAAGGAAATAAACTATTTCAAGTGTCTCTCAACACTATACGACACTTGAAATTAGCTCATTCTTAGTTTTAACGCATATCCTTTGTACCAATACAATGCAAAATAACGATGGGAGCACAGAATAATATGAAGGTCTGTAATTCTTCATAAATTTTAATCGCCGACACTTGACTTTTAATTGCTGCTGCAAAGCATATGGTAAGTCACAATGATCATGTCATGGTTAATTACCAAAATCTATCGAATTAGGGGTCCAAAGTGCTATTTCAATGTCAAACCATTTGCGTGAGTCGTAGATTCATTTACACGTGTAAACAGCGACCGACCTGCTTGTTGTTCTGATTCCGTTTCATGGGCAGCCTAGCAGCAGCTTGCGGGCCTTTTGATCCCTTCTCTTTTGCGTCTTGCCCTGTCATGGAATGGAATAGCCGGCCTACTGTGAGGCGTCAGCTCTAGATCATATTC
This window contains:
- the LOC120673408 gene encoding uncharacterized protein LOC120673408 produces the protein MAPKKDKAPPTSFLGSMKMTHAMLKDLENRGMITAGLGRVPPKADVYAKPENDETKTCGVTPSVENFAQVSCVHYQQKTIAIRGSDGSSTKAKPQYGCYTFAFHPNAPSLVATSKNKWSGDWASYWFYHKVSLDPVMKRHPLMVKKIGNLGESPKVEVECSPENER